From bacterium, the proteins below share one genomic window:
- a CDS encoding putative sugar nucleotidyl transferase, translating to MKLCIFEDDTFENFYPITLTRPIFELRCGHTLLYEKILRAFPDMETCFFLRDWIAPTFRKRVEGKSVNDLSALNDDILMFNGRTLFMNTDIQAEGDEEIGIMDNTLVYARVKKQTLDKCRADSFEVVLKNIKQVLPRKEMSVTLLNYLWEVIHNNGKAIEDDFNKLPQKGIFGNMAEGAIIYGDRSKVHIGKGTEIQPHTIIETAGGPVIIDEDVTVTPFTRIEGPCSIGKGSTLFGTKLREGSSIGPVCRVGGEIEESIIHGYSNKYHDGFLGHAYIGEWVNLGAQTTNSDLKNDYGSVQVYIKGQLFDTNDNKVGCFIGDYTKTSIGTLLNTGTSIGVLCMLVTTGCLLPKYIPSFVWYCKGKITKGHELEEMLKTLKISMSRRNRELTEEDIELLRYVKKATQDERNTIVRKARKENN from the coding sequence ATGAAACTTTGTATATTTGAAGACGACACATTTGAGAATTTTTATCCGATAACATTAACAAGACCAATCTTTGAATTGAGATGCGGGCACACTCTTTTGTATGAGAAAATACTGAGAGCTTTTCCTGACATGGAAACATGTTTCTTTCTCAGGGATTGGATCGCACCGACATTCAGAAAAAGAGTTGAAGGGAAGTCTGTAAATGACCTATCTGCTTTAAACGATGATATATTAATGTTTAATGGCCGTACTCTTTTTATGAATACAGATATCCAGGCTGAGGGAGATGAAGAAATAGGCATTATGGATAATACACTCGTTTATGCAAGAGTGAAGAAACAGACTTTAGATAAATGCAGAGCAGATTCATTTGAAGTTGTTTTGAAGAATATAAAACAAGTTCTGCCAAGAAAAGAAATGTCCGTTACTTTGCTTAACTATTTATGGGAAGTGATTCATAATAATGGCAAAGCTATTGAAGATGATTTTAATAAACTTCCCCAAAAGGGTATATTCGGGAACATGGCAGAAGGAGCGATTATTTATGGAGATAGGAGTAAGGTGCATATTGGTAAAGGCACAGAGATTCAGCCGCATACTATAATAGAAACTGCAGGGGGTCCTGTAATAATAGATGAGGATGTGACAGTAACTCCTTTTACAAGAATTGAAGGTCCGTGTTCAATAGGAAAGGGCTCAACGCTTTTTGGAACAAAGCTAAGAGAAGGCTCTTCAATAGGACCTGTTTGCAGAGTTGGCGGAGAGATTGAAGAGAGCATAATTCATGGCTACAGCAATAAGTATCATGACGGTTTTCTTGGCCATGCATATATTGGAGAATGGGTTAATCTTGGCGCACAAACAACGAACAGCGACCTAAAAAACGATTACGGCTCAGTGCAGGTTTACATAAAAGGACAGCTTTTTGATACAAATGACAATAAGGTTGGATGTTTTATTGGAGATTATACTAAAACAAGTATAGGAACGCTGTTAAACACAGGAACATCTATTGGCGTTTTATGTATGCTTGTTACAACCGGCTGTTTGCTGCCTAAATACATTCCTTCTTTTGTTTGGTATTGTAAAGGAAAGATTACCAAAGGACACGAATTAGAGGAAATGCTCAAAACTTTAAAAATATCCATGAGCAGGCGCAATAGGGAATTGACAGAAGAGGATATCGAGCTTTTAAGATATGTTAAGAAAGCCACACAGGATGAAAGAAATACAATAGTTAGAAAAGCAAGAAAAGAAAATAACTAA